A stretch of the Lolium perenne isolate Kyuss_39 chromosome 3, Kyuss_2.0, whole genome shotgun sequence genome encodes the following:
- the LOC127339500 gene encoding uncharacterized protein gives MASAQDSPAPPTKFFPPNHVLIEQFLRPKLAELPIDSGCNIHDFDAYSVSPDILVGKHEHAPGTDKDDGKRGHWYFFTRARRHGTRNGGGRRQRAVGEGYTWHSEGGEKPVVDGATGSLVGYKRKLNYVFKESPGASPTRLGWCMTEFRLDDDAAGLVICMVCVSRHKRETTYESVMKAMADSKKRKAGDDPHPDAPRPQTPRRQEMEELQNMERWLPTGALGNSRRWLLSDQDDVMPPGAVDDGSVDPAGFFTDIVDVEELCRMQQQRLAEDEHEEVTYARLFGDDDMDLVVASSTPAPAPAFVSCDTTSSHVMAKCSKADCEICIQQMVEKLVYQIV, from the exons ATGGCGTCCGCGCAAGATAGCCCTGCTCCTCCCACCAAATTCTTCCCGCCCAATCACGTTCTCATCGAGCAGTTCCTCCGTCCCAAGTTGGCCGAACTGCCGATCGACAGCGGCTGTAACATCCATGACTTCGACGCTTACTCCGTCTCACCCGACATCCTCGTTGGCAAGCACGAGCACGCACCGGGAACCGACAAGGACGACGGGAAAAGGGGCCACTGGTACTTCTTCACACGAGCGCGACGTCACGGGACAAGGAACGGCGGCGGGAGACGGCAGCGCGCGGTCGGCGAGGGTTACACATGGCACTCGGAAGGTGGAGAGAAGCCCGTTGTTGACGGCGCTACTGGAAGCCTCGTTGGCTACAAGCGGAAGCTCAACTACGTCTTCAAGGAGTCGCCGGGAGCTTCGCCAACCAGGCTCGGATGGTGCATGACCGAGTTCCGGCTCGACGACGACGCTGCTGGGCTGGTGATCTGCATGGTCTGCGTGTCACGCCACAAGAGGGAGACTACATACGAGTCAGTAATGAAGGCCATGGCGGATTCCAAGAAGAGGAAGGCTGGCGACGATCCACACCCGGACGCTCCACGTCCCCAAACCCCGCGGCGCCAAGAaatggaagagcttcagaacatgGAGCGCTGGTTGCCCACCGGAGCACTGGGCAACAGCCGC CGCTGGTTGCTTTCCGACCAAGACGACGTGATGCCCCCCGGAGCTGTGGACGACGGGAGCGTGGATCCGGCCGGGTTCTTCACCGACATAGTCGACGTTGAAGAGTTATGCCGGATGCAGCAGCAGCGACTGGCTGAGGACGAACACGAGGAGGTCACGTATGCGAGGCTGTTCGGCGACGACGACATGGACCTGGTGGTGGCATCCTCTACACCGGCGCCGGCGCCCGCGTTCGTCTCGTGTGATACTACATCGTCGCACGTGATGGCCAAGTGCTCCAAGGCAGACTGCGAAATCTGCATCCAGCAGATGGTGGAGAAGCTAGTCTACCAGATTGTTTAG